CTCGAGCGGCCGGAACCGCCCGATGACGCGTTCCACGAGGACGAGGTAGAGCATGGTGAACGCCAGCACGAGGGCCAGGGACACGGCGATCAGCCCCTGCCCGAGCGCGCCGTAGCGGTCGACCGTGGTCAGGCCGATCAGGGTGATGACGAAGAACATGAACCAGCGCATGGAGAGCATCAACGCCATCGAGCGCAGGTTGTAGCGGTTCTTCGCCCCCAGCTGCCGGTGCAGTTCGTCCCCGGTCCTGAGGTGGTCGAACCGCGAGTCGCGCTCCACCGACCGGGGGATCTCGAAGCACGGTGACCCCAAAAGCCCCACGCCCTCACGGATCTCGCCGTCCAGCGGCACCATCACCTTCGTGGCCAGCAGGCAGTTCTCGCCGGTCCTGGCACCGGAGGGGAAGGCGATGTTGTTGCCGAAGAAATTGTGTGCACCGATGGTCGCCCGGGAGACCCGGAAAGACGTGCTGGAGAAGTCCGCGTTCACGACGGAGAGACCGTCCGCGATCATCGTGCCGCTGCCGACGGTGCTCAGAAAGGGAGTTTCGTGCTGCACTTCGGTACCGAAGTTCGAACCGGTCTGCTCGACCCGTGACAGGTCGTATCCCAGCCCCTTGAGGTAGTAGACGATGTAGGAGCTGTCACCGAATAGCCATTTGAAGAACTTGATGTTGGTGAACCGGGAGATCGTCCGATGCACCGAATAGTGGAATCCATAGAGCGGATAAACCTTGTCCGGTTTGATGAAGATATTCATCATCCGGGGCACGGTGAGCATTCCTGCAAGGCCGAGGATGACGAATCCACCGAACAGCACCAGCGAAACGACAAGTGCGTCGATGTATATCGCCGGCGACGTCACCGCGGATGCCCCGGGGTCCAGCAGCTTGCCCAGCGAGGGGATTTCCGTGACCAGGATGTAGGCCCCGCCGATACCCAACGGCACATACAGCAGAAACATCTGGAGCAGGGTGGCGAGGCCGTAGCCCGCCCGCCGCAGCGTCCCGCACTTCGCGGGGGCCACCCGCAAGTAGTCGATCTCCGTGCGCTCGGCGGGGGACCCGTGCCAGTGCTCGCCGTGCGGGATGTGCTCGCCTCTCTGGAGCGCGGACGAGTGCCCCAGCTGTGCGCCGTCACCCATCGACGTGTCGATGTCGAGCACGGTCTTCTCGCCGATGAGGACATCCCGTCCCAGCGTGATCGGGCCGGTCTGGACGAGCCCGGCGTGCGCCCGGTAGCAGAGGAGGAACGAGTCCTTGCGTACCACCGTCCCCTCGCCGATGGTCAGCAGGTCGGTGCAGACCGGGATGGTGCGGGAGAGCAGTGTGACGTTCTTCCCGATCTTCGCGCCGAGGGCCCGCAGGTACAGCACATAGAGCGGGTTCCCGACCAGAAGGACCATCGGGCTGGCATGGATCAGCACCTTGACGGTCCAGAAACGCAGATACGTCAGGCCCCACACCGGGAACTCGCGCGGCTTCCAGCGCCCGATGAGCAGCCACTTCGCCACGATCGGGAACGTGCAGAGCGCGATCATCCCGGCACTGCCGAACACCATGGAGCGCAGATAGACGTCCAGAGCGCCCGAGGCGGTGGACACCCACCCGTACCCGGCGGCGGTGACCGTACCGGCGGCGAAGCAGTAGCCGAGGAAGATCAGGAACTGCGCGGTCCCGCACAGCACATAGGCCGACCCCGCGGCCCGCGCGCCCTCGCATGGCCGGTGGCCGGGTTCGGCCCCGGCGCCGTCCGCTCGCGCTGCTTCCGCCCCGGGTTCGGTCGCCGGCTCGGCGGCCGACTCCTCGACTGCGGCAGGCGGCGCCGTCACTTCCACTTCCATGAGTGCGCTCGCGAGGCTGCGAATCGTCGGGTTCTTGTAGACGTCCTTCATCGAGACCGAAGGCAGGTCGTCCCGCTTCCGGACGCGGGCGCAGAACTGCGCCATCACCAGTGAATTGGCCCCCAGATCATTGAAGAAGTGGCTGTCGACAGACACCCGTTCGATGCTGACGACCTCAGCCAGCACCTCGGCGAAAATCTGCTCGGTACCATTGGCCGGATCCGCGCTGCCGCTTTTCGTTATTTCCGATTGACCCGGCCTGGGCGTCAAGACCTCGACAGATTTTTCCTCCATGCGAGTCTCTCTTTTCTGATCACAAAACCCTGCCCCTAGTCTCCGTCGCCCCTGGTCGCGGTGCCACTCGAAGCCACTCGTGTCGGCCTGCCCGGTAGCGCCTTCCGCACGCAGGGGGCGTATGCGGCCCGGGTTGGGGAGCTTGCGCGGCGTCGGCCGGGAATGGGCCGAACGGGTTAGTGGTGGCCCGGTGAAGGGATGATGCGCTGAACACTCATTCGAGCGTTGTGCCAATTCCTCCGCCATATCGCGGCTATTCATGGAAATGGGGGTAATGAAAAAACAGGCTCGCGGTGCTCCGTCCGCTACGGCGTCGGCGGCGGGAGTGTCGAACCGGCGGGGGAAGTGTCGACATCGGCGCTGACCCGGGTCGGCACTCCTCGCGGATGCGGCGATCGTTATGGCGTCAACGTCAGAGCAAATCAGAGTAAATCAGGGCAGATGGCGCTGATCTTGGTTACCGATCGGCGGCATCCGGATAACTTATTGACCAGTGCACATCAGGCCATCTACATTCCGCGCTGGCTTGTTCTTACACACCGGCGCTCCGCCGCTCGATCCCCGGGAAGACCCATGCACTGGTACCTCGACGTCCTCAAGAAGTACGCCGTGTTCAGCGGCCGCGCGCGCCGCCAGGAGTTCTGGATGTTCACGCTCATCAACGTGATCGTCCAGCTGGTGCTGATGGGCCTCGACTACGGAGTTCTCGGCCTCGGGATCCTCGGCCCGATCTACGTTCTCCTGACGTTCCTCCCCAGCCTCGGTGTGACCGTCCGCCGCCTCCACGACACCGGCCGTTCGGGCTGGTTCGTGCTCCTCGGCATCATCCCGCTGGTCGGCCCCATCATCGTGCTGGTCTTCATGGCCGGCGAGGGCAAGCCGGAGGCGAACGAGTACGGCGAGAACCCGAAGCTCGCGACCGCCTGAGGACGCCCCTGCACGGCGCCATCGTGGCCCGTCAGCCCATCCGGGCTGACGGGCCACCGTCGTGTGATCGTGCTGTGAGCGGTCGCCCGCGCGATCACCGGCCCGCAGGTCGCTTCTCGGCCGGTGGCCCTTGGGTCCGCGGTGACGAAAAGTGCCTGCCGATTGGTGTCCCGTTCCGCCGGTGGGCAACTGTGTCATGCGTCCCGCCCGGTCTTCGTCTTCGCAACGGCCGGTGAGCTGCCGACCCTCACTCTCACCCTCCGGGAGACCCGGCCGGTGGTCGGCGAGAAGTGGACTGACTCCGGCAGGCGTCACGGCAGGCGGGGGCTCAAGTCCCGCGAGGTCACGGCGGACCGGCCGGTACCCGTTCCGCCGCCGCTGGTGACGGCGCCTTGTCCGCGCCCACGCGACCGAGGGGGCCCTCCGCGCAAGGAGGGCCCCCTTTGGGGTATGCGGAACTTGTGCGCGCATTTCCGCGCCGGGCGCGGTGTCAGGCCGTCAGCGGCACCGGGTGGATCTCGTCCGCCGGGTGGCCGGCGCGCTCGTGAATGCGCCGCACCGCCTCCGCCGACGGCGCCTCCGACAGGCAGTAGACCTCGCCGGACTTAGGGTCTGCCCAGGCCTGCTTGAAGTGCACCCGCTCCTCGCCCTCGATGGCCAGGTCCGCGCGATGCGCTTCCTGCAGCTGCTCGCTGGTGATCCCCTTCATCCCGTGGTGAACGTCCATGAACTCGGCCATGATCACGCACCTCCTGATCGCTGGTACTTCCATGCTGCACCCGGTATCGGAAGCCCACCTCATGAGCGACGAAGCGTCGCCGGTCCGCCATCCGGGGTGTCATGAAAGCACTGTCAAACAAGAATTGCCTTTTTGGCTGTGGTGTAGTCTGTGAGCTGTTCACTCCGAGGAGAGGTGTCGCCCGGCCATGCCCGAGACAACAGCCCATGTGACAGCCGCGGATATCTCCCGCATCGCCGGTGTCACCCGGGCCACCGTCAGCAACTGGCGCAGGCGGCACGACGACTTCCCCGCTCCG
This DNA window, taken from Streptomyces sp. SCSIO 30461, encodes the following:
- a CDS encoding Pls/PosA family non-ribosomal peptide synthetase, with the protein product MEEKSVEVLTPRPGQSEITKSGSADPANGTEQIFAEVLAEVVSIERVSVDSHFFNDLGANSLVMAQFCARVRKRDDLPSVSMKDVYKNPTIRSLASALMEVEVTAPPAAVEESAAEPATEPGAEAARADGAGAEPGHRPCEGARAAGSAYVLCGTAQFLIFLGYCFAAGTVTAAGYGWVSTASGALDVYLRSMVFGSAGMIALCTFPIVAKWLLIGRWKPREFPVWGLTYLRFWTVKVLIHASPMVLLVGNPLYVLYLRALGAKIGKNVTLLSRTIPVCTDLLTIGEGTVVRKDSFLLCYRAHAGLVQTGPITLGRDVLIGEKTVLDIDTSMGDGAQLGHSSALQRGEHIPHGEHWHGSPAERTEIDYLRVAPAKCGTLRRAGYGLATLLQMFLLYVPLGIGGAYILVTEIPSLGKLLDPGASAVTSPAIYIDALVVSLVLFGGFVILGLAGMLTVPRMMNIFIKPDKVYPLYGFHYSVHRTISRFTNIKFFKWLFGDSSYIVYYLKGLGYDLSRVEQTGSNFGTEVQHETPFLSTVGSGTMIADGLSVVNADFSSTSFRVSRATIGAHNFFGNNIAFPSGARTGENCLLATKVMVPLDGEIREGVGLLGSPCFEIPRSVERDSRFDHLRTGDELHRQLGAKNRYNLRSMALMLSMRWFMFFVITLIGLTTVDRYGALGQGLIAVSLALVLAFTMLYLVLVERVIGRFRPLEPQLCSIYDPYFWWHERLWKVPSEYFNVLNGTPFKNVVWRLLGVRIGKRVFDDGALMTERTLTTIGDDCTLNAGSKVQCHSQEDGTFKSDYSVIGSGSTLGVGAHVHYGVSMGDGAVLAADSFLMKGEEVPAYDQWGGNPAAQLRDARSTRS
- a CDS encoding DUF805 domain-containing protein; translated protein: MHWYLDVLKKYAVFSGRARRQEFWMFTLINVIVQLVLMGLDYGVLGLGILGPIYVLLTFLPSLGVTVRRLHDTGRSGWFVLLGIIPLVGPIIVLVFMAGEGKPEANEYGENPKLATA
- a CDS encoding SCO4226 family nickel-binding protein, with protein sequence MAEFMDVHHGMKGITSEQLQEAHRADLAIEGEERVHFKQAWADPKSGEVYCLSEAPSAEAVRRIHERAGHPADEIHPVPLTA